A region from the Kineothrix sp. IPX-CK genome encodes:
- a CDS encoding AraC family transcriptional regulator codes for MKYTIVASQGNKEQRQHSSSSVPYSIYDCQIPDSFPNVPMHWHSEFEIDYVLQGQGDFICGDEHFPVSHGDVIMISPNMLHAAYPSSNMSLHYIAFVFHANMLGLESNDRSSTHCIRPLITGQLRVNMKYDLSHPDYPVIRSLTETIVSCANKNNPYDDLLLKSTLLQLYWFFEKNDNLSSFQDDDISYSSLIRPALEHMTYCYMDSITIDELSAKCAISSSHFMNSFKKAVGCSAIEFLTHLRIKAACTALTDTTDDISTISYSCGFNNLSNFNKQFKKITGSSPREYRNR; via the coding sequence ATGAAATATACGATCGTTGCATCTCAAGGTAATAAAGAACAGCGCCAGCACAGTTCTTCATCGGTTCCCTACAGTATTTATGATTGCCAGATACCGGATTCTTTTCCCAACGTGCCTATGCACTGGCATAGTGAGTTTGAAATTGATTATGTATTGCAGGGACAGGGTGACTTCATCTGTGGAGACGAACACTTTCCTGTAAGCCATGGGGACGTGATTATGATTTCTCCCAATATGCTGCATGCCGCCTACCCTTCCTCCAACATGAGTCTGCATTATATTGCCTTTGTATTTCACGCCAACATGCTCGGACTTGAAAGCAATGATCGCAGCAGTACCCACTGTATACGCCCTCTTATCACAGGACAGCTGCGTGTAAATATGAAATACGACTTGAGCCACCCGGATTATCCGGTCATACGCTCCCTGACTGAGACGATCGTAAGCTGTGCGAACAAAAACAATCCATATGATGACCTTTTATTAAAAAGTACTCTATTGCAGCTTTACTGGTTTTTTGAAAAAAACGATAATCTGTCTTCCTTTCAGGACGACGATATCAGTTATTCTTCCCTAATCCGTCCTGCGCTGGAGCATATGACCTATTGCTACATGGATTCCATCACGATCGACGAGCTCTCCGCTAAATGCGCCATCAGTTCCAGTCACTTCATGAACTCCTTTAAGAAAGCCGTCGGCTGCAGTGCGATTGAATTTTTGACCCACCTCAGGATCAAAGCCGCATGCACAGCCCTGACAGATACAACTGATGACATATCGACTATCTCCTACAGCTGTGGCTTTAACAACCTGTCTAATTTTAATAAGCAATTTAAAAAAATAACAGGAAGTTCGCCTCGAGAATACCGTAACCGGTAA
- a CDS encoding nitroreductase family protein, translating to MDAITCIKKRRSVRKFKKEKIAQEVMKELVETASYAPSWKNTQIVRYIVLEDQEKIERVARDCVLGFEYNTKTMKNAAALILVTMIKGRCGYEKDGSFSTPKEDRWEMFDAGIASQTFCLAAHEKGIGSVIMGIFDESKVEEVVSIPEGQQLAAIIAVGYPEVIPDVPKRKTVEELVSFK from the coding sequence ATGGATGCAATAACCTGTATAAAAAAAAGGCGAAGTGTAAGGAAATTTAAAAAAGAGAAGATTGCTCAAGAGGTAATGAAAGAACTTGTTGAAACGGCTTCTTATGCTCCATCATGGAAAAACACACAAATTGTTCGTTATATAGTGTTGGAAGATCAGGAAAAAATAGAAAGAGTTGCCCGGGACTGTGTATTAGGATTTGAATATAATACCAAGACGATGAAAAATGCAGCAGCTTTAATCCTTGTTACAATGATAAAGGGCCGTTGCGGATACGAAAAAGATGGTTCTTTTTCTACGCCCAAAGAAGATCGGTGGGAAATGTTTGATGCGGGTATTGCAAGCCAGACATTTTGCTTAGCTGCCCATGAAAAAGGTATAGGTTCAGTAATCATGGGTATTTTTGATGAATCCAAGGTAGAGGAAGTTGTATCGATTCCAGAAGGGCAGCAGTTAGCGGCAATTATTGCGGTCGGGTATCCAGAAGTTATTCCTGACGTACCCAAAAGAAAGACAGTAGAGGAACTCGTTTCATTTAAATAA
- a CDS encoding helix-turn-helix transcriptional regulator has product MYYDLEMSGKRIRGLREAKGYTQEKLAEEIGMSQKTIAAIEKGKKGTTIDTLVAIADVLESSLDYIVGGKTTSTEIENLLSGLSADKKEMAFKILKGILENI; this is encoded by the coding sequence ATGTATTACGATTTAGAAATGAGTGGAAAAAGAATTAGAGGATTACGAGAAGCAAAGGGCTATACGCAGGAAAAATTAGCAGAGGAAATTGGAATGTCTCAAAAAACTATTGCAGCTATTGAAAAAGGGAAGAAAGGAACAACCATTGACACGTTGGTTGCAATTGCAGATGTATTAGAAAGCTCCCTTGATTATATTGTAGGTGGCAAAACAACAAGCACTGAAATAGAAAATTTATTATCAGGACTTTCTGCTGATAAGAAGGAAATGGCTTTCAAGATTTTGAAGGGCATTCTTGAAAATATATAA
- the lexA gene encoding transcriptional repressor LexA — translation MRHKSVERMNSIKQYVDDYYFKHRRFPSTSEIACEMGIVKSTAYKYLVAMDESGILKYDGKEILTDKIQKVNTDTTHVAVLGSISCGIPQLEEENIEEYVTLPVSMFGKGEFFILRANGNSMIEAGINDDDLVVIRKQKEAKDGQIVVALIENENTLKRFYIDKEKKCIRLHPENNTMEDIIVSNCEIQGVAVHVIKALE, via the coding sequence ATGAGACATAAGTCAGTGGAGAGAATGAATTCCATAAAACAGTATGTAGATGACTATTATTTTAAACACCGCCGTTTTCCTTCAACAAGTGAAATCGCTTGTGAAATGGGGATTGTCAAGAGTACTGCTTATAAGTATTTAGTAGCTATGGATGAGAGTGGAATACTTAAATATGATGGTAAGGAGATACTTACAGACAAGATTCAGAAGGTCAATACAGATACTACTCATGTTGCAGTCCTTGGCTCAATCTCTTGCGGAATCCCACAGCTTGAGGAAGAGAATATCGAGGAATATGTAACATTACCAGTATCAATGTTTGGCAAAGGTGAATTTTTTATATTAAGAGCAAATGGAAATTCTATGATTGAGGCTGGAATTAATGATGATGATTTAGTGGTCATTAGGAAACAGAAAGAAGCAAAAGATGGACAGATTGTTGTAGCTCTAATTGAAAATGAGAATACCTTAAAGCGGTTTTATATTGATAAGGAAAAGAAATGTATTAGGTTACATCCTGAGAATAATACAATGGAAGATATTATTGTTTCAAATTGTGAAATTCAAGGTGTGGCAGTTCATGTAATTAAAGCTTTGGAATAA
- a CDS encoding zinc-dependent alcohol dehydrogenase, whose protein sequence is MRAALYQGQKNIELTEIETPIAGDNDIVIKNLYSSICGTDVAVYNHGPNTGHKISVGEEFGHETISEVVQVGKNVKDIKIGDRVYPYPRLAKGDTKRAGTIGGFSEYILIPNAKMNEQVYKVSEKIDSKTACLIEPFTIGCRAARRSNPKKGENAIVFGAGTIGISAAIALKFFGCDKVLICDYSDFRLEKAKDLGFDICNNGMEDLNVKAKELFGEAISALGMTANVDIYIDAAGAETILETYQGMAKVDSRMVIVAVLAGKRPVDLLAMTFGQYALIGSGGYTPEDVADVMSIMESGKWYIQDIITQEYSLDELAQAIEMAGKVNESLNVVIKFK, encoded by the coding sequence ATGAGAGCTGCATTATATCAAGGACAAAAAAATATTGAACTTACAGAAATTGAAACGCCAATAGCAGGTGATAACGATATTGTAATTAAGAATCTATATTCAAGCATCTGTGGAACGGATGTGGCAGTATATAATCATGGACCAAATACAGGACATAAAATTTCAGTTGGCGAGGAGTTTGGACATGAAACGATATCCGAAGTAGTACAAGTTGGTAAAAATGTAAAAGATATCAAGATTGGGGATAGAGTTTATCCATATCCGAGACTGGCAAAAGGAGATACAAAAAGAGCTGGAACAATTGGGGGTTTCTCAGAATATATACTAATACCAAATGCAAAAATGAATGAGCAGGTTTACAAAGTCAGTGAAAAAATCGATAGTAAGACTGCTTGTTTGATTGAGCCATTTACAATCGGGTGTAGAGCAGCAAGGCGTTCAAATCCTAAGAAAGGTGAAAATGCCATAGTATTTGGTGCTGGAACAATTGGTATTTCTGCAGCTATAGCGTTGAAATTTTTTGGATGTGATAAAGTTTTGATTTGTGACTACTCCGATTTTCGCTTAGAAAAGGCAAAGGATTTAGGCTTTGATATTTGCAATAATGGAATGGAGGATTTAAATGTAAAAGCCAAAGAGTTATTTGGTGAAGCAATATCTGCATTGGGTATGACTGCTAATGTAGATATTTATATTGATGCGGCAGGAGCTGAAACAATCCTTGAGACCTATCAGGGAATGGCGAAAGTAGATTCGCGAATGGTTATCGTTGCGGTACTGGCTGGAAAACGTCCAGTAGATCTTCTGGCAATGACTTTTGGACAGTATGCGCTAATTGGCAGTGGTGGATATACACCAGAAGATGTGGCTGATGTAATGTCAATTATGGAAAGTGGGAAGTGGTATATTCAAGATATCATTACGCAAGAATATTCTTTAGATGAATTAGCACAAGCAATTGAAATGGCTGGCAAGGTGAATGAATCTTTAAATGTGGTGATAAAATTCAAATAA
- a CDS encoding TetR/AcrR family transcriptional regulator: protein MNTKNNLRYKESEQKIKDTVMSLLNSKSLNQLTVQDICKNSGINRSTFYAHYQDIPELLNILETDIHKKIIAKYNSIDDVSDSMLDGSFYLPFLTTIYEHRNFYKACLQSRNNFPITTGYEALMEHVVKPVCESAGITNNSEMLYYLVFYQAGFTFVLKRWVDDDCKESPEKISDYLRNCLPRI, encoded by the coding sequence ATGAATACAAAAAACAATCTAAGATACAAGGAAAGTGAACAAAAAATCAAAGATACAGTCATGTCACTTTTAAATAGTAAAAGTTTAAATCAATTAACGGTACAGGATATCTGTAAAAACTCTGGTATCAATCGTTCTACCTTTTATGCTCATTATCAGGATATCCCTGAACTTCTAAACATACTAGAGACTGATATCCATAAAAAAATCATTGCAAAATATAATAGCATCGATGATGTTTCAGATAGCATGTTAGACGGTAGTTTCTATCTTCCTTTTTTAACAACGATATACGAGCATAGAAATTTTTACAAAGCCTGTCTTCAATCAAGAAACAATTTTCCTATTACAACTGGGTACGAAGCACTAATGGAACATGTAGTAAAACCAGTATGCGAATCCGCCGGAATCACCAATAACTCAGAAATGCTATATTATCTAGTTTTCTATCAAGCAGGCTTTACTTTTGTGCTAAAACGTTGGGTCGATGATGATTGTAAGGAATCTCCTGAGAAAATTTCAGATTACTTACGTAATTGCTTACCGCGTATATAA
- a CDS encoding ParB N-terminal domain-containing protein: protein MFSEIYVRKDVFLDMGAKMKEYSSSQEEVVTEGKTNTQVDEIKNLKLNQLINFKDHPFKVETNTELFELMQSIEKDGVLVPLLARPNPNGEGYELISGHRRKAACEWAGVTEVPVIVRDLDNCQAVIAMVDGFRVMHTVIVTGESFETDESEGRVGYG from the coding sequence TTGTTTTCAGAAATTTATGTTAGAAAGGATGTGTTTTTGGATATGGGTGCAAAAATGAAGGAGTATTCTTCTTCGCAAGAAGAGGTTGTAACGGAAGGCAAAACGAATACACAGGTGGATGAAATCAAGAATTTAAAGCTAAATCAGCTTATAAATTTCAAAGATCATCCGTTTAAGGTAGAGACAAATACTGAGTTATTCGAATTAATGCAAAGTATAGAAAAGGATGGAGTGCTTGTTCCATTACTAGCTAGACCTAATCCAAATGGAGAAGGCTATGAGTTGATTTCAGGTCATAGAAGAAAAGCTGCTTGTGAATGGGCAGGAGTTACAGAAGTACCTGTTATTGTTCGTGATCTTGATAACTGTCAGGCAGTCATAGCAATGGTTGATGGATTTAGAGTAATGCACACCGTCATTGTCACAGGCGAATCGTTTGAAACGGATGAGTCAGAAGGGAGAGTTGGATATGGATGA
- the rlmD gene encoding 23S rRNA (uracil(1939)-C(5))-methyltransferase RlmD: protein MDIGKKRNEARGNGKINKGPGRKGTEGDGARAKSGNRNTNASGKGERGGDKDKDRWGEERGKRETRERGNGEGSRRSEGKVSGKGNGSVDRDKDKHRNENVNGEWKARGRSSGESLQRNEGKVSGRGNRNVDGDRDKRRNENVNGDWRARGPKGEPEKGGKFKAKNKDGQCKVSRECGGCQMIDVPYPEQLIRKHKETEKLLKPFVKLEGIIGMDEPEHYRNKVNAAFTHDRKGKPLSGVYKEGTHYIIPVEECLLENKKADEIIGSIRELLPSFKIKTYDEDTGYGLLRHVMVRVGYTSGQIMVVLVLASPIMPSKNNFVKALLKLHSDITTIVINVNDRKTSMVLGDKEQVIYGKGYIEDSLNGKSFKISPKSFYQINSVQTQKLYGKAIEYAGLTGKETILDAYCGIGTIGIMAADKAKQVIGVELNKDAVKDAVINAKQNQISNIQFYQKDAGEFMVQLAEQGTKIDTVFMDPPRAGSDEVFLNSLVALKPKKVVYVSCNPETLARDLEYLVKKGYRGVKGVAVDMFPFTNHVESVILLHRKNI from the coding sequence ATGGATATAGGAAAGAAGAGGAATGAAGCCAGGGGAAACGGGAAGATAAATAAAGGCCCCGGCAGGAAAGGCACTGAGGGAGATGGTGCGAGAGCAAAAAGCGGAAACAGGAATACGAACGCGAGCGGAAAAGGAGAGAGGGGCGGAGATAAGGATAAAGATAGGTGGGGAGAAGAACGCGGGAAGAGGGAAACACGAGAAAGAGGTAATGGTGAGGGTTCACGGAGAAGTGAAGGGAAAGTAAGTGGAAAAGGAAATGGAAGCGTTGACAGAGATAAAGATAAGCATAGAAATGAAAATGTAAATGGGGAGTGGAAAGCACGAGGGAGAAGCAGTGGAGAGAGCCTGCAGAGAAATGAGGGGAAGGTAAGTGGAAGAGGGAATAGAAACGTTGATGGAGACAGAGATAAGCGTAGAAATGAAAATGTAAATGGGGACTGGAGAGCACGAGGACCAAAAGGAGAACCTGAAAAGGGTGGAAAGTTCAAGGCAAAAAACAAGGACGGCCAATGCAAAGTGTCCAGAGAATGCGGCGGCTGCCAGATGATAGATGTGCCGTATCCCGAACAGCTCATAAGGAAGCATAAGGAAACGGAAAAGCTTTTAAAACCTTTCGTAAAGCTGGAAGGTATTATAGGTATGGACGAGCCGGAGCATTATAGAAATAAGGTGAATGCGGCTTTTACCCATGACAGAAAAGGCAAACCGCTGTCAGGGGTATACAAGGAGGGAACGCATTATATCATTCCTGTTGAGGAATGTCTGCTGGAAAATAAAAAGGCCGATGAAATTATCGGTTCGATCAGAGAACTTCTTCCTTCCTTTAAAATTAAGACTTATGATGAAGACACGGGCTACGGGCTCCTCCGCCATGTGATGGTGCGCGTGGGATATACCAGCGGGCAGATTATGGTAGTGCTTGTGCTCGCTTCGCCCATCATGCCTTCCAAGAACAATTTTGTGAAAGCGCTGCTCAAGCTTCATTCGGATATTACCACGATCGTTATAAATGTGAACGACAGGAAGACAAGCATGGTTCTGGGGGATAAGGAGCAGGTGATATATGGAAAGGGTTATATTGAGGACAGTTTGAACGGCAAATCCTTCAAGATTTCGCCCAAATCCTTCTATCAGATCAATTCCGTGCAGACGCAGAAGCTCTATGGCAAGGCTATAGAATATGCCGGACTCACCGGAAAAGAAACGATACTCGATGCGTACTGCGGCATCGGTACTATCGGCATAATGGCAGCCGACAAGGCCAAACAGGTAATCGGTGTGGAATTAAATAAGGATGCCGTGAAGGACGCCGTAATAAACGCCAAACAGAACCAAATATCCAACATACAATTCTATCAGAAGGATGCCGGTGAATTCATGGTGCAGCTTGCCGAGCAGGGAACGAAAATAGACACCGTATTCATGGACCCTCCCCGCGCAGGCAGCGACGAGGTATTCTTGAATTCACTGGTGGCGCTGAAGCCTAAAAAGGTAGTGTATGTTTCCTGCAACCCCGAAACACTGGCGAGGGATCTGGAGTATCTGGTGAAGAAGGGGTATCGAGGGGTGAAGGGAGTGGCGGTGGATATGTTTCCGTTTACGAATCATGTGGAGAGTGTGATACTACTACATCGGAAAAATATCTAA
- a CDS encoding HAD family hydrolase, with product MDIKCIALDLDRTTLDARGRLSEGNRAALEQAIERGIHIVVASGRSFHTLPEEIRNFPGIEYAVTGNGAAMYHVPSAKCLHKYLLEKEDVLAIMKETERDAVSYEAFIDGTAYASKEYIENPEAFGASPEAVEYVRTTRCLKEDIVSFIMEKQAVLDSIDIIINDEVKKRDIWGRVQRRTNKVYITSSIRQLIEISHQNAGKHSGVTYFMDLLGLRREEVAAFGDGDNDIDMLLHVGHGIAMENASQGCKEAADYVTKRHDEDGVAYGMREILRVID from the coding sequence ATGGATATTAAGTGCATTGCGTTGGATTTGGACAGGACGACTTTGGATGCGCGGGGGAGGCTGTCCGAGGGAAACAGGGCAGCGCTTGAGCAGGCTATTGAAAGAGGGATACATATTGTTGTGGCGAGCGGGCGTTCATTTCATACGCTGCCGGAAGAAATCAGAAACTTCCCGGGAATAGAATATGCAGTAACCGGGAACGGCGCGGCAATGTATCATGTGCCTTCGGCAAAATGTCTGCATAAATATTTACTGGAGAAAGAGGATGTACTCGCTATTATGAAGGAGACGGAAAGAGATGCTGTGTCGTATGAAGCTTTTATAGATGGAACGGCGTATGCCAGTAAGGAATATATTGAGAATCCGGAAGCCTTCGGCGCTTCTCCGGAAGCGGTGGAATACGTGAGGACGACCAGGTGTCTGAAGGAGGATATTGTTTCCTTCATCATGGAAAAGCAGGCGGTACTGGACAGCATAGATATCATAATTAACGATGAAGTTAAAAAAAGAGATATATGGGGAAGGGTGCAGAGACGAACAAATAAAGTTTACATAACTTCTTCGATTCGCCAGCTCATCGAAATCTCTCACCAGAATGCGGGAAAGCATTCCGGAGTCACGTATTTTATGGATTTGTTAGGATTAAGGCGCGAGGAGGTTGCGGCCTTCGGCGATGGAGATAATGATATTGACATGCTTCTTCATGTGGGACATGGAATTGCCATGGAGAACGCTTCGCAGGGATGCAAAGAGGCGGCGGACTATGTGACAAAGCGTCATGACGAGGATGGCGTGGCGTATGGAATGAGAGAAATACTGCGGGTGATCGATTAA
- a CDS encoding HD domain-containing protein has translation MEIKELIHFIGLLEKLKCNTRHSWTTSGRKESVAEHSFMLAVMAYLVKDSFPKTDMNKVIVMCLLHDFGEAVTGDIPAFEKTRTDEDTEEEAIAGLLSELPDKQREEMSALFREMKEMKTPEAKLCKGLDKMEAVLQHNEADISTWLPLEYELQLKYGEKEVEFSPYLTALKAQLNEDSRKKITKEKESM, from the coding sequence ATGGAAATTAAGGAACTGATACATTTTATAGGGCTGCTGGAAAAACTGAAATGCAATACGAGGCATTCGTGGACCACCAGCGGAAGAAAGGAAAGCGTGGCGGAGCACAGCTTCATGCTGGCGGTCATGGCATATCTGGTAAAGGATTCCTTTCCGAAAACGGATATGAATAAGGTGATCGTGATGTGCCTTCTGCACGATTTCGGCGAGGCTGTGACCGGGGATATTCCTGCCTTTGAAAAGACAAGGACAGATGAAGACACAGAGGAAGAAGCGATTGCCGGCCTGCTTAGTGAACTGCCGGATAAGCAGAGAGAGGAAATGAGCGCTTTGTTCCGGGAGATGAAGGAGATGAAGACGCCGGAGGCAAAGCTGTGCAAGGGGTTGGATAAGATGGAAGCGGTGCTGCAGCATAATGAGGCGGATATCAGCACGTGGCTGCCGCTGGAGTATGAGCTGCAGCTTAAATATGGAGAGAAAGAAGTGGAATTTTCTCCTTATCTTACAGCCTTGAAGGCGCAGTTGAATGAGGATAGCAGGAAGAAAATTACTAAAGAAAAGGAATCGATGTAA
- a CDS encoding alpha/beta hydrolase, with protein sequence MDLRRGKENGLWTKGLRFLCTASAFLILPVYVVARILFKIAIVRDNEISFFKHPAVRYLMDGIGAKIDAIKNNRPEEQAESGKGFACFRQEIEAGKAWFLSQNKERITVTSYDGLKLAAYYLPAEGDSDRVMILMHGYRNDGFGDFSGLAEFYHSMGYHLLVPHQRSHGKSEGTYICYGVKERYDLKQWAEYAVSRFEGKCSVFLSGISMGGATVLMAADLELPTQVKGIIADCAFTSPWDTFSHVMKMDYHLPRFPFLYAADYVCRNRAGFRFKECSTISCMKRNKIPVLFIHGGSDTFVPTEMTYKNYEACAAPKEILIVDQAAHGTSNLVEPEVYRSTVINFMEKWTDGN encoded by the coding sequence ATGGACTTGAGAAGAGGGAAAGAAAATGGATTGTGGACAAAGGGACTGCGATTTCTCTGCACAGCGTCGGCGTTTCTTATACTGCCGGTTTATGTGGTGGCCCGGATATTATTTAAAATCGCTATCGTGCGGGATAACGAAATCTCATTTTTTAAACATCCTGCAGTAAGATATCTAATGGACGGCATCGGAGCTAAAATCGACGCCATCAAAAATAACAGGCCGGAGGAGCAGGCAGAATCCGGCAAGGGCTTCGCGTGCTTTCGGCAGGAGATAGAAGCAGGAAAAGCATGGTTCCTTTCGCAGAACAAGGAGAGAATCACGGTCACAAGCTATGACGGATTAAAACTCGCGGCATATTATCTTCCGGCGGAAGGCGATTCCGACAGGGTGATGATTCTGATGCACGGGTACCGCAACGATGGCTTCGGGGATTTCAGCGGTCTGGCGGAGTTCTATCACAGTATGGGTTATCATCTTCTCGTGCCTCATCAAAGAAGCCACGGGAAAAGCGAGGGAACCTATATCTGCTACGGCGTGAAGGAGCGGTATGATCTGAAACAATGGGCGGAATATGCCGTTAGCCGTTTTGAGGGAAAGTGCAGCGTCTTTTTGTCAGGGATCTCCATGGGAGGAGCTACGGTGCTCATGGCGGCAGATCTGGAACTGCCGACTCAGGTAAAGGGAATCATAGCGGACTGTGCGTTTACTTCGCCGTGGGATACTTTTTCTCATGTGATGAAGATGGATTATCATCTTCCGAGATTTCCGTTCTTATATGCGGCGGATTACGTATGCAGAAACAGAGCGGGATTTCGTTTCAAGGAATGCAGCACCATTTCGTGCATGAAGAGGAATAAGATTCCGGTGCTGTTCATACATGGCGGAAGCGACACTTTCGTGCCCACCGAAATGACCTATAAAAATTACGAGGCCTGCGCCGCCCCGAAGGAAATATTGATCGTGGATCAGGCGGCTCACGGAACCAGTAATCTGGTGGAGCCTGAGGTTTACCGCAGTACGGTAATAAATTTTATGGAGAAATGGACAGATGGAAATTAA
- a CDS encoding methyl-accepting chemotaxis protein, with protein sequence MKLRTQILLLVSVPLLALGAITYTIGAQRITAIMTDTIKKGLISTTIAVRDTIGAGREGDFRLDENGDMWKGDSLNISQSTEVVDDIKENTGMEVTVFFGDTRYMTSVKDDKGERVIGTKASDEVIETVLKGGNEYFAQRVNVAGEEFFAYYLPIYNSDSNTPVGMVFTGISQEKAEASIDNILNSLLAIILISVVLFVALAWVISNGIIKGVRAGVGAIEEVANGNLTVSIETKAMKRKDEVGEMLTAVVKLREELVRLIGQIADKSGQVHHEAEMLSKKTGSASEMMAQVEKATSDIAAGAGSQAEETQEATENIVLMGNMVEETNREVSSLADNSTQIKASGDAATETLQELNDINRKVTEAIGIIYEQTNTTNESAMKIKEATNLITSIAEETNLLSLNATIEAARAGEHGRGFAVVAAQIQKLAEQSNESARQIEIIINDLIHDSQEAVTTMNEIQEIMKEQNLKVTRTDDNFDEVKEGISQSMFSIKAIADQTKKLDEARVKVIDGVQNLTAIAQENAASTEETSASVMEVSSIVENIASSAGDLEKIADELKESIGTFRL encoded by the coding sequence ATGAAACTCAGAACGCAGATTTTATTGTTGGTCAGCGTACCTCTTTTGGCATTAGGAGCGATCACCTATACGATAGGAGCTCAGAGGATAACTGCTATTATGACGGATACAATAAAAAAAGGGCTCATATCGACGACAATAGCGGTAAGAGATACCATCGGCGCAGGAAGAGAGGGGGATTTTCGTTTAGATGAGAATGGTGATATGTGGAAAGGCGACAGCCTGAACATATCCCAGAGTACCGAAGTCGTGGACGATATCAAGGAAAATACCGGAATGGAAGTGACCGTTTTTTTCGGAGATACGAGATACATGACCTCGGTAAAGGATGACAAGGGAGAACGTGTCATAGGAACCAAGGCATCGGATGAGGTAATCGAGACCGTATTAAAGGGTGGCAATGAATATTTTGCCCAGAGAGTGAATGTGGCGGGGGAAGAATTTTTTGCATATTATCTTCCTATATACAACAGCGATTCCAATACGCCGGTGGGAATGGTGTTCACCGGTATAAGCCAGGAAAAAGCGGAAGCTTCTATCGATAATATCCTCAATAGCTTATTGGCCATCATATTGATTTCGGTCGTCCTTTTCGTTGCTTTGGCATGGGTAATTTCCAACGGAATTATAAAAGGCGTGAGAGCCGGAGTCGGAGCCATTGAAGAGGTGGCAAACGGCAACCTGACCGTGAGCATCGAGACGAAAGCGATGAAGCGTAAGGACGAGGTGGGAGAAATGCTTACCGCGGTGGTGAAGCTGAGAGAAGAACTGGTACGTCTGATCGGGCAGATAGCCGATAAGAGCGGGCAGGTACATCACGAGGCCGAGATGCTGAGCAAGAAGACGGGAAGCGCATCGGAGATGATGGCTCAGGTGGAGAAGGCGACTTCGGATATTGCAGCAGGTGCCGGTTCTCAAGCGGAGGAGACACAGGAAGCTACGGAAAACATAGTGCTGATGGGCAACATGGTGGAAGAAACCAACAGAGAGGTGAGCAGCCTCGCGGATAATTCCACTCAGATAAAAGCGTCGGGAGATGCGGCGACAGAGACTCTTCAGGAACTCAATGATATTAACCGCAAGGTTACGGAAGCTATTGGCATTATCTATGAGCAGACGAATACGACCAATGAGTCGGCAATGAAGATTAAGGAAGCGACCAACCTGATCACGTCTATTGCGGAAGAAACGAATTTATTATCCTTGAACGCAACGATAGAAGCGGCGAGAGCCGGAGAGCATGGCAGGGGATTCGCGGTGGTTGCGGCTCAGATCCAGAAGCTCGCCGAGCAGTCCAACGAGTCGGCAAGGCAGATTGAGATCATCATTAATGATCTGATCCACGACTCTCAGGAAGCGGTGACGACGATGAACGAGATTCAGGAAATCATGAAGGAGCAGAATCTAAAAGTAACCCGCACAGACGATAACTTCGACGAAGTAAAAGAGGGTATCAGTCAATCGATGTTCAGCATTAAGGCGATTGCCGACCAGACGAAGAAGCTGGATGAGGCGAGAGTCAAGGTGATCGACGGTGTACAGAACCTTACCGCCATAGCACAGGAAAATGCAGCGTCTACGGAAGAAACCTCCGCTTCTGTTATGGAGGTGAGTTCAATCGTGGAGAACATCGCGTCCAGCGCGGGGGACTTGGAAAAGATTGCGGATGAACTGAAGGAAAGTATCGGAACATTTCGACTGTAA